In a genomic window of Scyliorhinus torazame isolate Kashiwa2021f chromosome 5, sScyTor2.1, whole genome shotgun sequence:
- the LOC140421740 gene encoding uncharacterized protein has translation MEKPWKCGDCGKGYRAPSKLEIHRRSHTGERPFTCCQCGKGFTQLSDVQIHQRVHIEERPFTCSQCGKGFTRLSDVQSHQRVHTGERPFTCSQCGKGFTQLSTLRTHQRVHTGERPFTCSKCEKAFTQLSTLQKHQRVHTGERPFTCSQCGKGFSDSYQVLRHQRIHTGERPFTCPQCGKGFSYSSTLRNHQRVHTRERSFTCPQCGKGFTRPSTLQTHQRVHTGERPFTCSQCGKGFRDSSNLRNHLRVHSGERPFTCSQCGKGFTQLSSLQTHQRIHTGERPFTCSQCGKAFSDSSKLRNHQRVHTRERSFTCPQCGKGFTRPSTLQSHQRVHTGERPFTCSQCGKGFRDSTYLRNHQRVHTRERSFTCPQCGKGFTRPSSLQTHQRVHTGERPFTCSQCGKGFTQLSSLQTHQRIHAGERPFTCFQCGKRFRDSSNLRTHQRVHPGEMPSTSQCETALHVSSHLL, from the coding sequence ATggaaaaaccgtggaaatgtggggactgtgggaagggatacagagccccatctaagctggagattcatcgacgcagtcacactggagagaggccgttcacctgctgtcagtgtgggaagggattcactcagttatccgacgtgcagatacaccagcgagttcacattgaggaaaggccattcacctgctctcagtgtgggaagggattcactcggttatccgacgtgcagtcacaccagcgagttcacactggggagaggccattcacctgctctcagtgtgggaagggattcactcagttatccaccctgcggacacaccagcgagttcacactggggagaggccattcacctgctcaaagtgtgagaaagcatttactcagttatccactctgcagaaacaccagcgggttcacactggggagaggccgttcacctgctctcagtgtgggaagggattcagtgattcttaCCAGgtattgagacaccagcgaattcacactggcgagaggccattcacctgccctcagtgtgggaaagggttcagttattcatccaccctgcggaaccatcagcgagttcacactagggagaggtcattcacctgccctcagtgtgggaagggatttactcggccATCcactctgcagacacaccagcgagttcacactggggagaggccattcacctgctctcagtgtgggaaagggttccgtgattcatccaacctgcggaatcACCTGcgtgttcactctggggagaggccattcacctgctctcagtgtgggaagggattcactcaattatccagcctgcagacacaccagcgaattcacactggcgagaggccgttcacctgctctcagtgcgggaaagcgttcagtgattcatccaaactgcggaatcaccagcgagttcacactagggagaggtcattcacctgccctcagtgcgggaagggatttactcggccATCcactctgcagtcacaccagcgagttcacactggggagaggccattcacctgctctcagtgtgggaaagggttCCGTGATTCAACCTACCTGcggaatcaccagcgagttcacactagggagaggtcattcacctgccctcagtgtgggaagggatttactcggccATCctctctgcagacacaccagcgagttcacactggggagaggccattcacctgctctcagtgtgggaagggattcactcaattatccagcctgcagacacaccagcgaattcacgctggggagaggccattcacctgctttcagtgtgggaaacGGTtccgtgattcatccaacctgcggacacaccagcgagttcaccctGGGGAGATGCCATCCACCTCTCAATGTGAAACGGCATTGCATGTTTCATCacacctgctgtga